gctgggaccacagtaacaaaggtcaccatcagtaacacactacaacggcagggaatcaaatcctgcagtgccagacgtgttccgctgctgaagccagtgcatgtccaggcccgtctgaagtttgccagagagcacatggatgaagtAGGAAGGATGGGATATGTTGGCCACATAGCAGGTATTGTAAGTACACTGTTAATGGTAACAGAGGCAGAAATGTAAAAATCAAGAGCAAGTCAGAATCAAGCGTGGCCTGAAATGAGTTAGCCCCTCATTCATTTGGAAtatctgcagcccctagcaggaTTCTggccagccaatcacagctccctattgtggGCCAATCAAGGCACTCTATTATTTGGttcgtttggtgggtgggatgatgcggtGGAGTGGAACGAGATGGCGggtttgtttgaaacagcttttacatcaattttaactatttggacttgggctttatgagAATCAgtggcagatagatgtatttgagtcctttatttagaacaaGGATGCATTTTTACCTTCAACAGCGGACCGCCTCGTTTACAGAGATCCATTGTGGTGggtacgtcacgttgttcattgtccagcagCAAGTGGaggtcgtttgaaagacaacgataGAACCTGCCCCACAACTAAGAGCTGTCAATGGCGCATTGCCAGGCAGAATAATATTTAGCCATGCTAAGGTGCAGTCCATTAGCCAATATGTGATGTGGCTGCTCTGCAGCATAGTCTCAGCCACGCCTCCAGCGATACGATCAAGCCCCCACATtacggctctaaaattggtcccaacccggaagtaccaaaaattgcagttccaccctcatccactaggggctggtgtcagaagcgagcaaatcctcattgactcccatgttaaaaataccaatttcacagcagaaataaacatgtttacagcctggtaccagaacatgttttaggtttaaatgatctagtttacactcatgacaactctgaggggggtgaatgttttctcactcttctgtttaagtgtattaaaagcctaaaattctgtataattaatgagcatcagacccacgtgaccacagagctagctccgtggaaaggcctcagtagagcctcggtctggcctggaaactgctccgggattttgagtctctgtgtgtgtgtattcttgttttggatattatttgtgcaattgttggacaaaatgacttgctgtggcattaattgcactaatagagcgtccaaggagtctccacttcattttttcggtaagtaaaattatatttatgtattttaggtcactgccgagctgagcttagattttaacatgtactgtttaaccatgaaatgtaaatgtaatagggtaaaacccagtgcatttaacataatgctgcactttagaaaatgggttgaaatataacatgttggtggagctgggttcccactatcggcttgtggagctctcaggagaccgatgttttccacccgttctcgcctccccgcagctcggcgcatctctgtctgatcgcggcttctgtctgctgcacgggctgacggcttgtggagctctgggatggaaacctttccacccggttctccccagctgcagctctgcacatctcagatcgcagcggcgcttgtctgctgtgcggctgccggcttgtggagctctctgagacctctgtgttccacccggttctccccagcggtcagcccggcgtatctctgacttagaagctctggtgttgtgcacagttcactccggttgtagctaggttgctacctccgttagcttagctcccacccccgcattagctttgggttaacttcaggttagcttgtagctagttcgaccgggtgtcgtcagttgatcccagctttacagccccacccttagctagctccacctctcttcccttttatggaattgtctgggcttgacggaacctgtgacacggtcaacatggcggtggtggccacctcccattttagctcaaaaacttaTTGGAgtttatggaaacccattgtccatatattaatgtcgatggataCAAGAGCAGCTGAGGGCTGCTGGCCTCCAAAAGTCCTTCCTCCTATCCCTCTCCTCTGGTGAAGGACGTGGAGAAATATCCTTCATTTCTCCTTCCCCCTCTGAGCCTCACAGCAGCGAGAGAAGCAGCTGTCTCCTCACAGCTTTAATGGGAGAAAAAGACCCTTGGTAATGAAAAGGTTTCTGTATTAAACAAACTTCCTTCTGAAGCATTGgcagtttattttacaacagaaaCTTccttcagacccaaacacagtcaTGTTAACATCTGGTTTCTATGGCAACTGTCAGTGTCACTTGATTGTCAAAATGATTCACATCAAACATTCTACACATCCCTAAACATTAAATCTACCAAAAAGACTGCACCAGCCCTGCTTTAACCTGTAGGCTAAACCCATAGATGATGTTTGGGTGGAGGTGTCCTGACTCCTCCCCATCAGGCAAAAATCTCAATCTTCTGTTTACTTTTATTTAGTGCGTGAAACTGAAAAACACTGTAAACCAGCAGAGTCCCTAAAAATTTAGTATGTTTTAGTTGGAGGTAAGAGAGGAAAATGGCTCTTTACTGCACTTCCTCGTGATATGTagaaatacgtgtgtgtgtgtgtgtgagagagagagaaagagagtggGAAAGACACAAATAACTACAAAATGGAAAAATAacctacaataataataataataataaatgatccTAACAAAATTTATTCTGCTACAATAACATTACTTTGTTTACAAATCACCAGCCCACCTGAACAAATAAAACTTTGGATATAAATACGATCCCTtcatgaaaaagtattaaaacatcTGAACGACCTGATCAAATACAGTAAATCTACAAGACTTTACAAAACATGTACAGCATTAAAACTTCACTCAAAATAAAACTAGAACTAAAATTACAATGAAAGGGGCTAAACCTTTGAAATTATGTGGTCACTAGAGTATGGTACAGTTTTATATCTGTCATTGTTCTTTATTACTGAAGTAAAACCAGGTTATGGAGACACTGCTTCAGTCAGATCCTCTGCACACATAATAGTCACACCTTCACATGTAGAAGACAGATGGTGTTTAGCTCTCAAACTACAGAGAAGACAAAATGGAGCAAAAACACCAAAAAACATTAGCACACGTCAACAAACCCTCAGATCCACCACGCAGGAAACTACACATCATGAATCAGGACATGTTACTGAGACACCAAGTCCATGTTGTGGAATAGAAGATAAGCTGATCAGCTGTTTGTTCAGTCGTggttggcatgttctccccatgcacgtgtggagttggcatgttctccccatgcacgcgtggagttggcatgttctccccatgcacgtgtggagttggcatgttctccccatgcacgtgtggagttggcatgttctccccatgcacgtggagtgttggcatgttctccccatgcatgtggagttagcatgttctccccatgcacgtgtggagttggcatgttctccccatgcatgtggagttagcatgttctccccatgcacgtgtggagttggcatgttctccccatgcacgtgtggagttggcatgttctccccatgcatgtggagagttagcatgttctccccatgcacgtgtggagttggcatgttctccccatgcacgtgtggagttggcatgttctccccatgcacgtgtggagttggcatgttctccccatgcacgtggagtgttggcatgttctccccatgcacgcgtggagttggcatgttctccccaagcacgtgtggagttggcatgttctccccatgtgtGCATGAGTTTCTCCTGCAGACCAAAAACTAGTATGTCACCTTAAATGGAGAGTAAATCGTCCCTAGATGTGAGTggctgtctctgtgtgtccctgcgatggactggagaATTGTCCAGGTTTAGccccgcctctcacctggtgccAAATGAAGTTAGACAGCTGCTCCCTGAGACCCTAGTGAGAAGTGAGTAAACATTAAATGGAGTGTTGGGAAAACAAATTAATTTTCTAGCATTTAATCAAAAATATTTTCAGAAAGCTTTACTCCcccacctatatatatatatatatatatatatatataatcttagAAGCCAGGGCATCCTTTAGAATTTTTATTGTCATGCTCTTGCAGAGCTGACTGGATCTTGTGTTGTTATGAAGCTGATGAAGTATAGAGACACGACATGGATCCAAACTGCAGCTAAACAGCATTTAGGCTGCAGGCCCGCAGCTTTAAAAGGCTCTCAAAACTTGCTGGTGATAACAGGAACGTGTGTTGAAGATCTGGTCTAATCCTTTACTTTCatttagttaaaataaaaaaCGATGTAGTCTATTATGGAACATGAGAGAATGTAACTCAGCAGGTTTGCTAACAGACACATAGGGCAGGTGAAGGCAGGTCTGTGCTGAGAGGACGGATCCAAACTCAAGGAACAACTTTACAGAGACATCAGGATCTTCCACATCTAACTGGATCACATGTCCGTCCTGGTTTCATGGTTAAAGTACATGGACAGAAATCAAAAGATaattttaggtgtgtgtgtgtgtgtgtgtgtgtgtgtgtgtgtgtgtgtgtgtgtgtgtgtgtgtgtgtgtgtgtgtgtgctgggaggGGTTAAGGTTAGTGTGCGTAGGGAGCTCCTAGTACGAGTCGGTCTTGTAGCTGTGGTGTGCATCAGAGGTGAGCTGGGTGGTTTCTGTTGCTGAAGACGGCTGCATGACGATAGGATCACTGCcatctggaacacacacacacacattagtatTTCTAGCTATGACACATTTGTTATTGATGTTTCTATGAACAATATTTAGCCCCCACCCTCCACTGGGCTCCATCTTTAATGGGAGactaagcagttttgcttgctttcagcgccccctagtgtctgtttagtagaacctaatctccttgctgtgcgttagtCTTTTCGTGCCATTTTATATCTACGTAGGTTACGTCACTATGTGTGAcccaacagcttatttactccttgcatagttccagaagtgcagcggtgtgtttgtcGCAGCTTtagtcctggcagtggagaggaacaactacATATATGACATAtatatttttggtttaatggcggattgcataagcaaactgtgacctttgatgAAGTCtctagggattttgtgatctcatgaGTCCAGCAAGTAGCACAGACGAGAAGCCGCTCTGCAGCTGAGATTCTCCCGGTGTGTAGTAGCACACAGTAAAAGTCGCGAGCAAATTGCGCAAACCTGCCGTTTTTAGCTCGGCTGATGTTTCCAGTGTGAAATGAGGCAAGTCGTTTCCTGCGAGGACAAAAGCTCCAGTTCGCCTGTTTCAAGAAGTAGAAGTGAGtcagatcagagctgagcttcagactagggatgcaccgatcaggttttttaatgccgatcaccgataccgatatcaaagaatgctgctcaccgataccgatcaccgataccgatcacgtggattggccagaaattttcgacaacattataatgagtgctacaaactacataatctgggaataaaggaaatgtaacctaatctaaaatggtctgtattagggctgtcacggtgtgaaaatttaacctcacggttattgtgaccaaaattaccacggttttcggtattatcgcggtatttttttaaacgtgctacattttcacacaactaaataaaccctgtatgtcaggaaatattgtcctcagtttgtgtctaaatttagcctaaaattagttattttgtaattatgttgtttatttgtttacatttttcccctttagcctttaaaataccaatatttgtccataacttcttattttatgtctgtttgatgtcatcattttaaatatattagaccagatgatactcagtactccagtagccttctaatcagatacttttttacccttacttgagtaataaaccctatatcaggaaagtattgttctcggtttgtgtccttccagtgagctttgcagatgtgggaaaatgtcatcaggcagtaatcgttgttaaattcataattattctcggagagagaccaactcttatctgcccctgggagccccgtaacgcatagcgtcatttcaacatggcggtgtccgcgacacggtttatatgcaggtagcggcgctgcggctgctttatagagcgactcgttgcattctccctcaactcaAAGCCTTggctcacgcattttagctaaaacgctaacgttagcttgccttgcgttgactgcagagatgtgggtgatggtcacgcagatgtgtcatgagatttgaagcgttgctgcctttcacagacactttttctgctcgcgctgcaaacaggatagccgtacgtccgtcttctataaactccctcggcattcttcagatatccaaaacatgcccatacttcccactttgtcttctttgagggataataaatgtcctgagcgctgccgtctcctcctttgaccattatttcagctttagcttcaagaaagttttgttgtaaacaatgcGCGCAtgagccgccggcaacttcagccgatgatacggtggctggtaagggtcaccgcgcctacaccgcagccacggtaaacccaccaagataatatagttttttaaaaaacaagacggttattattattgtcaacttttttttttactggggtttacgctacactggttaccgtgacaaccctacctgatcggtttgctttgatctattttgaaaattccgatcaaaaccgataggggcgctatcggccgattacgatcaaatgccgatccatcggtgcatccctacttcagACTCCTAATAACACGAGCcttaaggagttctgctgtgaggtggagttgctaatgctaacgtttagctattcctggatgctaaacagccttccccattttgAGTgaggatgggcgagtccatgaatgttaagacagtgtgacgtagatctgtcaggcttatctaatcctagagtttcaccgttggtttaatatcagaagctaatgcaggagataggtgtaggagactattttcatgttcagcctggatgaaaaactcagtgaccaatccattaaaaaaaaatcagtgttCCGTGTTCAAGTTGCTCCTGTATCCACAAAAATGGGTTTAAACCTACATGAATGTTCCCTGAAGCAACAGAAGCAGAATAACCCCACCTCTCTCATCTGCAGTCATCTGGGCCTCCAGGTCCTCAGGAGACACGTAGAACTCTGGGTCCTGGTCCATGGGTGGTCGAGGTTTACATTTACCACAGCAACAGTTACAGCAGCAGCACAGGCAACAGCAGCAATAGCAACCTGTTGCCAAGCAACAGAAGGCGAACAAAGCCTGAGGGAGGAAAAGCAGGTTCGGTTAACCAGATGAAACTTTCCGTAGTTGATGTTCTTGTTTCAGCGGTCTGTTAATACGAGTTTAGACCAGAGGTCTCCAACACTTTGCTCACTATCTACCAGGAGCTCCTGACGCACTTGAATGTCACTTGCCAGCGAGCCATCCTTCCTGTCTGATAAAACGACagccctgagtggcggccaacttcaggatgtgattcaagttcttgtgtgagccttgagcgcagctttgttttatttatactcattacagagaaaacttgctcacaaagataagtttattttcactctacattgtaaagtatgaaaataaagtttacacaaccctcTCGCGGCCggagggccgcatatttgacacccctgggttGGAGTAAAAGAGTGACATCTAGTGGTGGAACAGCAGATCAGGTAAGACCTTATGGAACACACCTTGGCCCACCAGCTGGACAGAACAAAGTAGGTGTTGACGTTCTCCTCGCCAAACTGTTCCGCCACGTAGAGGCCAAGGGAACCGTACTTGTCGTAGATGTTCTTCTTGGTGGGGTCGACCAGGATGGAGTGAGCGTTGTTTATTTCCTTAAACTTATCAGCTGCCTCTGGGTTCTCTGGGTTTTTATCAGGATGAAACTTCAACGCCAGTTTCCTGCAAACAGAAACCAAATGATTGCACAAGTCAGTCTAAATCATAACAATAAAACACGTGTACACAAAACACCCATCAAACGAAAGAAATGAGATAATACACGAATGAACTGAGAATAGCATGAGTGAAAAACAGAgaccttcatctaaaccttcatgtAACGATGACCCGAGAGTGGATGTAAAACGTGCTAACTAGTGTAAACATCTGTCGTCATAGAAACAAGGAAAGTCGATTCACAACGGTCGCAGATATTACGTCATAGGGCATGCTTGCTTGTGCCAGACATGCACCAAAAGTGCTGCTAATCAGAACAGAGACAAGTAGGGATGCAATAAatcctcattattattattattaatgttctgTGATTCGTACGCATCGGTTCGGCACACGGTCCGTGGATCGGTCTGGTGGAGGGCGTAGGCGCTACCGGTTTAACCCAAAGCAGAAACACAGCGGGGGTGATAACGGACGGAGGAGGAAAGGAGCTCACCTGCATCACTGAAGTCGCATGTGTGGGAGCATTTTGGCTCCCctgtgtcacggctgccagcctgaagagggggaaaaagcagccaggatcacccagctctggtgattgactggacaccgccccttctcctcctctcttccaggctgctgaggagcacagctgagctgagtcctcctgatgagccacacctgggatcaaaaggctgtgccttcagcagtctgggaggcagcagtgcaggggttctgctgtcctccaggtctcatttGGTTTAACCCCGTCgttgtgatgagttttaacttatagttctaactctgagtgatccacatggatcttttgtgcatgtcacctagtgttgactgtgttttaaggttaactctgatttagtttttagacttttatcaacgtcattgtgttttaaaacaccttcagtttaggtaaaacttttaataaagttttaaccaggtgttttatatagttgataatttgtcttttaactgttaaccttatagtgaatttttcgtttagcattattttaataatgctcgccgtctgtttgctcttgtttttttagaaccttttatcacaATTAAACCCATGTTAAACGccactgtcgtatttcttatgttaccccctccttcacatttgaacatctcctgtcggggacgtaacacccTGTAAAATACAATAATGATCCAaaatcactcactcacacacacacacacacacacacacacacacacacacacacacacacacacacacacctctgatcGTTGGAAAGGAGAGAGGGGTGGTGCACGAAACATGCCTTTCTAGATAGATAAGGTATACTAAATACCACTGCAGATGGGTTAAGCTTGGTGCATGCCTGATGCGTGTACTGTACATCTCACATGGAAATGAGACGCTCATTGGAACTTGCACCGTTTATGGTTCCTGCCTACCTTCTGAGGCTTGTCTCCACTGTGAGCCAATAATCTCCCAGACTGACAGCAATAACACATTTTGAAATGCTGCAACACTGACTGACTGGAGCGCCTACTATCTCAGACTTGCTGTAGCCATGCTTGTCTTTAGTGGTTCGACTAATGAAAAATCTCACGGTTTGGATCGGATCACGGGTTTCAGTCACGGGTCAGGTCATTTTTCGGATCAGCAGAGaggaaaagaacagaaaaaacaaaGTTTTGCTCTCGCTTTATTTTGTAGAACACTTAGTGCAAAATGTTCTGCTCAGTGTGCGACTTGCAGGAGTTAGAGAGAGGTCTGATTGCTGATTAGTTGTTAAAATGACTTTCCCTTTGTAGACATGCTCTCTCTGCGTGTCCTCCTGCTTTCACTTGTCATCTCCTCACCTTTCTGATGCGATTTGACAAGGTGCGATCACCTTTTTAACAAAACAGGATCTAAATGGTTTAAATTCCACTAATAATCATTTTCATGGGGCTGGAGAGTCAACTAGTGTCACTGGACATGGATGAATAAGCAGGAGAAAACCAGATGGTGTGGAACAAGAAACTATATCGTATATAAATGTGATGAGGACTGGTGTATAGCTATACCCTTACACAACACGTCATCCTGAATGTGTGTATGCCGTCTCAGTGCCTTA
The sequence above is a segment of the Nothobranchius furzeri strain GRZ-AD chromosome 15, NfurGRZ-RIMD1, whole genome shotgun sequence genome. Coding sequences within it:
- the LOC107390548 gene encoding dnaJ homolog subfamily C member 5 isoform X1, with protein sequence MDHQRQRTLSTSGESLYVVLGVDKNATTEDIKRCYRKLALKFHPDKNPENPEAADKFKEINNAHSILVDPTKKNIYDKYGSLGLYVAEQFGEENVNTYFVLSSWWAKALFAFCCLATGCYCCCCLCCCCNCCCGKCKPRPPMDQDPEFYVSPEDLEAQMTADERDGSDPIVMQPSSATETTQLTSDAHHSYKTDSY
- the LOC107390548 gene encoding dnaJ homolog subfamily C member 5 isoform X2 → MSEFTKIPANQRKLALKFHPDKNPENPEAADKFKEINNAHSILVDPTKKNIYDKYGSLGLYVAEQFGEENVNTYFVLSSWWAKALFAFCCLATGCYCCCCLCCCCNCCCGKCKPRPPMDQDPEFYVSPEDLEAQMTADERDGSDPIVMQPSSATETTQLTSDAHHSYKTDSY